The genomic DNA CTTTTCTTGCTCTTCGAAGAAGATTTGTCATCTTTGTTAAGAAATTTCTGTACAACTTTATTTATAATAATTGGTGCGATAAAAATTGCCGCACGTCTGAGTAAACGTCCCATAAGTTTACCTCCTAAATGATAGATAGTTATATATAACCATTATCTCACATCGTAAAACCAACTGGTTAGAAAAACGCATGGGAAAGAGCCTTTACCAGTGCTGCAGCAGGTGAGAAGACAACATTGCAGTCGTATGAGCGGAGCTCATCGGACTCAACCAGCCCACCCGCAAAAAAAAGACGATTCCATCGAGGGAACCGCCTTCCAATATAAGATTTATCCGAAGTAGTCCGCGATTGCGTCGTTCGGAATGTGTCCGCCGACGTAGAAATCGCCGAAGACGCCGTAGCGCGCACTTGTTTCGTCGAATCTCATTTCGTAGATAATTTTTTTGAATTCGAGCATGTCATCCGATAATAATGTAACTGCCCATTCGTATTTGTCGAGACCTTGTGAGCCTGTGATGTACTGCTTGATCTTGCCTGCGTATTTACGGCCGATCATGCCGTGGTCACGCATTAACTGTTTGCGCTCTTCCATCGGAAGCATGTACCAGTTGTCGTCAAGGTCGCGTTTTTTATCCATCGGATAGAAGCAGATATATTTGGATTTTTCCAGTGAAGGATATAATCTCTGCTTGATGTGCGGGATTTCCATCATTTCTTCAGGAGTTTTGTTCCCGCCTAAATAACTGCTCATCTCGATAATGGATACGTAAGAGTAAGTCGGGATTAAGTAGTCCGCGATTGCGAGTTTGTTAATTTCAAGTTCAAGCTTGATCAGTTCGTCCGCAGTCGGGCGCAGCAGCCACATGATGATATCTGCTTTATGTCCCATGATGTTGTAAAATGCATAGTCACCTTCGTGTTTTTCATGCACTTCTTCCTGTCTGTTTAAAAATGCCTGAAGTTCATCTGTCAGCGCATTTCTTTCATCTTTGTCCAATACACGCAAACCTGCCCAGTCCACGCTGTAAAGCAGGTGTAAACTGTACCAGCCATCTATTGTACTTACCGGTTCACTCATC from Jeotgalicoccus saudimassiliensis includes the following:
- the hemQ gene encoding hydrogen peroxide-dependent heme synthase; this translates as MSEPVSTIDGWYSLHLLYSVDWAGLRVLDKDERNALTDELQAFLNRQEEVHEKHEGDYAFYNIMGHKADIIMWLLRPTADELIKLELEINKLAIADYLIPTYSYVSIIEMSSYLGGNKTPEEMMEIPHIKQRLYPSLEKSKYICFYPMDKKRDLDDNWYMLPMEERKQLMRDHGMIGRKYAGKIKQYITGSQGLDKYEWAVTLLSDDMLEFKKIIYEMRFDETSARYGVFGDFYVGGHIPNDAIADYFG